One genomic segment of Diceros bicornis minor isolate mBicDic1 chromosome 13, mDicBic1.mat.cur, whole genome shotgun sequence includes these proteins:
- the TMEM240 gene encoding transmembrane protein 240 has translation MSMSANTMIFMILGASIVMAIACLMDMNALLDRFHNYILPHLRGEDRVCHCNCGRHHIHYVIPYDGDQSVVDASENYFVTDNVTKQEIDLMLGLLLGFCISWFLVWMDGVLHCAVRAWRTGRRYDGSWTWLPKLCSLRELGQRPHRAFEEAAGNMVHVKQKLYHNGHPSPRHL, from the exons ATGTCCATGAGCGCGAACACCATGATCTTCATGATTCTGGGGGCGTCGATCGTGATG GCCATCGCGTGCTTGATGGACATGAACGCGCTGCTGGACCGATTCCACAACTACATCCTCCCGCACCTGCGGGGCGAGGACCGCGTCTGCCACTGCAACTGTGGCCG GCACCACATCCACTACGTGATCCCGTACGACGGGGACCAGTCCGTGGTGGACGCCTCCGAGAACTACTTCGTGACGGACAACGTCACCAAGCAGGAGATCGACCTCATGCTGGGGCTGCTGCTCGGCTTCTGCATCAGCTGGTTCCTGGTGTGGATGGACGGCGTCCTGCACTGCGCCGTGCGCGCCTGGAGGACCGGTCGGCGCTACG ACGGCTCGTGGACCTGGCTGCCCAAGCTCTGCAGCCTGCGGGAGCTGGGCCAGCGGCCGCACAGGGCCTTCGAGGAGGCGGCGGGGAACATGGTGCACGTGAAGCAGAAACTCTACCACAACGGCCACCCGAGCCCGCGGCACCTCTGA